Genomic DNA from Bryobacter aggregatus MPL3:
TTGTGAACGACACCGTTCTCGGCTTCATCAACTACTTTGCCAATGGCAGAGGCCGCAGGACGCTCGAGTATGCGCTGAAGCGCTCGGGCAAGTACCGGCCGATGATCTTCCGCGTGCTCGCGGAAGAGGGTGTTCCTGCCGAATTGATCTATCTGGCACAAGCCGAATCGGGCTTCATGCCGCGCGCCGTCTCCTATAAGGCTGCCGTGGGAATGTGGCAGTTCATTCAGGACACTGGTAAGCTCTACGGCTTGGCGCAGACGGCCTGGACCGACGATCGTCTCGATCCCGAACGCGCCACGCGCGCCGCGGCCAAGCATCTTCGCGATCTCTACGAGCAATTGGGCGACTGGCATCTGGCGCTCGCTGCTTACAACTGTGGTCCGGGTTGCGTCGACCGGGCTGTACAAAAGACAGCCTTCGCCGACTACTGGGAACTTCGCAATCGCCACGCGGTGCCGATTGAAACTACCAACTACGTCCCGATCATCCTCGCGCTGACGATCATCATGAAAAACCCGGTCGACTATGGGCTTGGCGATCTGGAGATGGACGCGCCGATCGAGTACGACACGATCGAAGTCTATGCGAATACCAGTCTGCAGTTGGCTGCCGATGCGGCGCAGGTCCCCGTGACGACGTTGCAGGACATGAATCCAGCGGTGCTCCACAATATGGTGCCGCAGGGCTATTTTCTCCGCGTGCCGAAGAACAGCGCCGCCGACGTGGTTGCCGCGCTCGAACGCGTTCCAACCGACAAACGCAACTCCTGGCGATTGCACCGCGTACAGAGTGGCGACACGGCGCAAAGCATTGCGCGGCAATACCAGTCGAACCCGGCACTTTTGGAAGAAGCGAATCCGTCGCTGGAGCCCGCCAGCTTCGCAGTGGTTCCGCTCACCGTAGCAGCTCCCAAGCCCACCCGAGTCGTGATGCGCCGCACTACAGCTCCAAAAACAGCTCCCAAAGCGGCCCCGGCTGCCCGCCACACGAAGCTTCCCACGAAAGCCAGCGCCCTAAAAGCTCCGGTTGTCAGTACTAAAAAAACGATTCACCCGCCATCCGTAAAGAGGCCGAGCAAACCAAGCAGCTCCAAACGCTAGCTGCTATTGGTGCGCTTTCGGGTCGAGCTCGACCATGCGGCTTCCGTGACTGGGACC
This window encodes:
- a CDS encoding transglycosylase SLT domain-containing protein, with amino-acid sequence MKVLLALLTATLAFGDTKIANHPRVREAERLVSEGRSAVSAGNPAEARNFFDRAIDHLLEAPAEDPDRESLDRYIQNLAAKIYAIDLESLGAARNLDDVRFDKSPLDDIRELTFPVDPRMKSKVQQELQATSSQLPLVVNDTVLGFINYFANGRGRRTLEYALKRSGKYRPMIFRVLAEEGVPAELIYLAQAESGFMPRAVSYKAAVGMWQFIQDTGKLYGLAQTAWTDDRLDPERATRAAAKHLRDLYEQLGDWHLALAAYNCGPGCVDRAVQKTAFADYWELRNRHAVPIETTNYVPIILALTIIMKNPVDYGLGDLEMDAPIEYDTIEVYANTSLQLAADAAQVPVTTLQDMNPAVLHNMVPQGYFLRVPKNSAADVVAALERVPTDKRNSWRLHRVQSGDTAQSIARQYQSNPALLEEANPSLEPASFAVVPLTVAAPKPTRVVMRRTTAPKTAPKAAPAARHTKLPTKASALKAPVVSTKKTIHPPSVKRPSKPSSSKR